DNA sequence from the Microcebus murinus isolate Inina chromosome 18, M.murinus_Inina_mat1.0, whole genome shotgun sequence genome:
TGATACAGAACCTCACCTGAGTCCCACAAAGTAATTATGACTGGCACCGGAATGAGAGCCAGGCCTGCCTAGCTGGCCGTGTACGAGATAGATTGTAAGGCCGTATGGTTGCACACAACTCCAGGAGGCACCATCCCTCCCGTCTGTGAATGTGTCCCCTGGAATCATGCAATGGCAGTGTCCGTacagcagagggaggcagggtttGATGCAGGTGTCTAGTGTCTTGAGATGCCAGAAGGGTGAGCTgcctgttgcctagaggcattgCCTCTGCCCATGGTTTTCCCTACCAGTTTCCAGGCAGCACTGTATCGAGATGGCTTATCTGCTAAAGGGCCCAtgtcttattttctaaattttttttttgtatagggGAAGGGGTGCAGACCTTCCATGGCCTCCCTGGGTGCACTACTTCCAGGAATCTGCTTGTTATCAGCTATCCATAAGCTCCcagttcatttaatctttatggcAAACCTGGGCTTCATTTCACTGTGCAGGTACTGATGCCCCATGCCAGAAGCAAGCACAGCACGGACTCAAACCCAAATCTATTGCCAAAATTAGAGGAAGCTACACATCTAGGGATTGGTGGAGCTTTTAAAATAGAATCCAGGCCTAAAGTAGAATCCTGACCCAGCTGAAAGATCATTGTTATAAGTTAATTCACTCCTCTGTTCCCATTTCAGTGATTAAATACAGATAATCACAAGCACTCCCttataaaaagcaaatgagatgGATAAGAAAACCCAAGTGCCTTGCACATTCTGAAAGCCTGTTTGCTCAGCTTAGTGCCTGGGTGTGGGCTTGGGTCAGGTAACATTCATATAGCATTTACTCTGAGCCAGGAACATGCGTTGTCTCTTAACTCTTCACTACAGCCCACTAAGATAGGTCCTTTTATTATGGTAATAAAAACCACTTCACCTGTTGCATTGAGTGAAAAAATgcacataaagtgcttagcagtGCTAGGTAACTATTATCATTAGTCCCAGAAAGACCTGGGTAGGGCATAGGCACTGTCTTTGGTGGGTATAGACCAGGGACTCCAGCCTTATAAAATGTCCAGGCAGGCCATGCACTGCCCCCATCTGATCACCAGAGGGCAGAGGTAGGCAGCTGTCGTCCACAAAGCCTGATGCAGTTCCCCAGTCACACACACGGGGGCGACCCAGCAGGGTCAGCTGGATCCTGGGGCCAGAGTGGCAGCAGCCCTTCTGACAGGTCCTTTGACGTCTtttgggctcagcctcccaagaccCTGATCAATCCAGACAAGTCAGGCTGGAACCAAGTTAATAAATACAATTCAGGATTTATTAAAAACCAGGGCTCCCTTGCTGTGCCCTCCTGGCACTAAGGAAATAAATAACCAGAGGGGGCACAGCtggggaaaaggggaaaagaaaccAGATCTCAAGATAGACTTTTAATTACTCCCCTATTCCCAACTCCCCACTCCTATGGCTCTTGGGAGATAGCACCTGAACAGGCACCTCAGTCCGGGCAGGGTGTGGCCGGCACCAAGGCATGTCTGCCCTGCCCAGGAGGGGAGACAGGCCCTGGGATCACTTGTTTCCAGCCCTTGACCCCGGGACCTGCTCCCCCCAGGGGCCAGGGCTGAAGCACCAATTGGAGGCACCTGGGGGTGGAAGGTGGTGGGCAGAGGGAGAATGGAGTAATAGAACCTAGGCAGCAGAAGCAGCTGATGGGGGGCCGGCCCCTTCTCCAGGTTCAGCCAGTGCCTGACTGAGGTCATGTCCCATCCCCCTTTCCCCCCAAGCCCTGCCTGCACTCAACTGAGGATCTTCCGGGGCAGTTCAACAGAGGCTCTGATGAAGACAGCATCATCCCGCACATAGTTCCGCTTTCGGATGTCCTGGTGGGAGATGAACTTGGGGTAACCAAAGCCCAGAGAACTCTCATCCAGGGAGCCCCGCCAAGTGCCAGGCTTTTGGAAATTCTTCCAGTTTGGGTCGGGGTGGAAGGTCTCAGTGACATGCTGTGGTTTAGCCAGCCCAGGGTCGCTCTGATCCAGCAGGGAGAAGGTGACACGGCGGGCAAAGGGCCACTCGAGAAGATTGTCGAAGGCACCTGGCAGCACTCGAATGTAGAGTGAAAGATGTGTGCCCTCGCCACTGCCATTGCCATTGAGGAACGCAGACACCTGCAGCTTGTAACCATACTTATGTGTGTAGAAGGCTGGGCTGAAGCACTCGAGGTTGGGCTTGGCCTTGGCCTCCTGTAGCCGTCGCCCATAGCTGCCAATCTTCCAGATGAGCACGCCATCACTGCCCACCGACAGCTCCTCCAGCTCTCGCCGCAGCTCCTGCAGCTCCTGCCGTTGCCGGCTCACCAGGGCACACATCATGGCCAGATGTGGCTTCACACTCTCCTCCACGTGCCTCGCCATTGCCAGCTTAGGGCACTGTTGGCAAAGCCCCAGGCcatgagggaagggaggagagttATCAGTAGGAGAAGACTCAGACGGGAGGATAGGAGTGGGTATGGGGTAGCAGGCACCCAACTCTGAATGAGGGAGACAGAGTGCAAGGAGGAGGCTGCAGCTGGCCAGCAGGGGAAGGACTGAGGGCTTTAGAGCAACATAGTAGGGACCACCAAGGCCTAAGTGGCATCAGGAAGCCTAGCCTCCATCTAGGGCTTAAAGGGCAAAAGAAAGGGCtgacaggaaggggagagggcagcTCACCCTGTGTTTGCAGCCGGAGTCTTTGAATGGGCACAGCACCAGGGCAGTGCTACAGCTGTCCTTCAGATGGCCTGGCAGGTCCTCCCGAGCTACGGTGCCCACACCACACTGGTTGGGGCAGGGAACAGGCAGCCTTGGGCACTGGTACTGGTGGCTCTGGGGCCGcagcagaggcagagagacagcaGTCAATGGCCTGACTCCCTGTCACCTGCCCCGCAGCCCACAGCTCAGGAAGAGGCTCACCTGGATGGTGTCAAAGACGAACTCCTTAGTGCAGTAAGTGCAAGGCTGGGTGCGCTTGGGGCACTCAGAGGTGGCATGCTGGGCCAGCAGCCGCCGCATCATGCGGGCACCACACTTGTTCTCACAGTACACACTCTCCTGGGGGCACATACCCTCGTGGCTCTGTGGAAATGCCAGAGGTGCTGAGTTACCGGATGTGTGGGGTATCAGGTGCCCTGCCCCCTCCTACCCTCAGCCAGGCCCCACCCACCTCATAGGCCTCCCCACTGAAGTCACAGCCACAAAACTCGCACTTGAGGCGCCGCTTGGGACAATCATGCTGCAAGTGTGCAGGCAGATCACGGCGGCTCAGCTTGGCGGGGCAGCGATTGGGGCAAGGGACTACATTGAAGCTGCAGGTGTTCAGGTGGCCCTGGTGGGAAGGGCTGCGGTTAGTGCCTGCCAGGGGAGGGGAAGTCCCAGCCCCTCACATCAGAGCCTCACCTGTAGATGACGAAGTTGCCCACTCCAGCGGCAACCCTCCTCGCTGTGGATGCAGCGGATGGGCAGGCCCAGTACCTGTACTTCCAGCTCCGGGTCTGGGTAGATCTGGGGGCAGCAATGGGGGGAACTGGCCAGGGTCAGAGcctgctgcagtccccaactcccacccccacccctacttGGGCTGGCTCTACCTTAGTGCCAGTGACAGCCTCTCTTAGGCTATTTGCCCTGTGTCCAGTGATGAAGGGCACAGCAGGTGGCAATTGCTCTGATGCTAGATCCCAACATGCCTGCACATGACACTCCCTTTGGAGAGGCAGCCAATCAGCCTGCTCAGTCCCAGGCTGTCCCTCAATGCTCTGTTTCCTTCCCCCTGGTGGAGGGGTCCTGGCCCTCAGCCACAGGTCTGGCTTGCACCGGAAGGGGAGGGAGCTCTTCTTGTGGGCACAGAGCAGCTCTGTGTACCCCCACACAGGCTGGGCATCGTGCCTGGCCTCCAGGGCAAACACGGGCCTCCGTTTGCAAACTGGCCTGGTGGGAGGGAACAGGCTACCTTTGTGGGGGCCCATGATCCCAAGGCTTTGGGTTGACATTGGCCCTGAGCCCGCTGGCTGCCAGCAACTCCAGCCTCCACCAAGGGCAACAGCCTGTGCCTCTTCCTGGCAATGTGGACTCACCTTGGCATAGTCCAGAGGAAGTTGGTCCTCAGGGCATTTGAAGACTCCTTCACtgaaaagggggagggggcagggtcaAGGCTTCCCATTAGGGGAAGGAGtatcctgggccccaccccctccatcagagcagcctccctccctcaccaGACCGGTTCCCAACTGGCACCAGCTGAGACAAAAGGCCAAGCAGAGGCCCAAGGGGACCCACTTCCCCAGGATCCCAGAAGATCCCAGCCCCTGTCCTGGGAAGGGGGGTTCTGGGCCTAGCATGGCAGACAGCTGCCTCAGACTGCACTTGGCCAACAGGTGGCAGCtggcaccccctcccccccaggatGGCAGCTGGACTGGAAAAGGAATAGGCTGCCTGGCTACCCCTCCCCCTGGTTGGTTTTTATTGGCCCAGCTGAAAGCTGATGGGGAGGAGGAACAAGGATGGGCTGAGATTAAGTGCAGGGGCTGCCCAGCCCCCAAGAAAGGTGCCCTGCTAAGAACCAGGGCAAAGGTCATCTTGGGGCCACCTAACCCtatccctctcctcctcctttgaGGGTGTGTCTCctaaaggaaagaggagaaaaggcatGCTCCCTGGCACTTGTTTACACTCCTGACAAGCCTCTGAGAAGGATCAgaatgtccccattttacaggtgagagaGCAGAGGCTCACAGGTGAAGCAGCATCTGGATATGTCTGATTCCACAGCTCAGACAGGCTCTACTGCACCATACAGCACACAGAAGAGAGGCTGGGGCAAGAAAAAGTGTCCAGGCAAGCACAGGCAAGACTCTGGTCACTGTTTAGTAGGTTTCCGAAGCTTGTTGACCCTGCCCACCATGCCAGCTGCCCTCCTGCACCAATCCCCACCTGGCTGCTAGCAGCCAAGGAGCCTGCAGGCATGCTTCCTCCTGCCAGCATGCCCTTGCTGACCCCAGCTAGGACCAGTCACACATGCCAGCATGGCTCAGACACGGCAAGGGCTCAACTAGCAGGACTGAAGGCCCTTGGGCATGGCATTCCTGGCAGGTCTGAgtcagggaggtgggaggcaggtAGGGATCAAGGCAGAAGCAGAGGCCACATGGCAGCTCTGTTTGGAAGGCACTTTCCAGTGTCTGGGTAGCCCATGCCCCAGATGCCCGTAGGATTTCTAGCACCCACCTCCTCGCCCGACCCCACCACCACTGGCCATGCCACCAATGTCAAGGACAATACAGGCCCAGGCACTGAAGGGGTGTGCTCCTGCCCACACAGCAACTAGCCTTCCTGGATGAACCTGAGTAATAGCCCTGGTAGGAGTGGGGAAAGAGGGGTGGGCCAGGGGGGCGGGGGTCCACTTGGCTGCTTCAGGAATGTGCTGACTTAGTGGTTTTGGAGACAGGGAGGGGACTCAGGCAAGTCCCTAGGCTTCAGACACAAACTAAGCCTCCAGCTTGGGGCCCGGCCAGGAAAGAGGTTCAGCCAGGGCTATGGACACCCTTGCTTGTAGAGTAGGGGTGATGGTGAGGTGCAGAGCCCACCCAACCACCTCAGGcactggggcaggggcagaggctgcTCCAGGCTGCACAGCGGAGGCCCAGGGAAGAAGACAGGATtgggggagggggccatgggagaggaagaggggatttccgggagggggaggggcagagctgcAGAAAGGGGGCCTAGGAGGTGGTGGAGGGGAACGTGCCTGACAGCCCCCTCCCTCACTCCTTCCCCAAGGCAGTCAGGGAGGgtcagctggggtggggggagtggctCAGCTGGCCTCATCTGGAAACCAGAGGGCTGGGGAAGAGCCGCAGAGGAGACAATGGGACTGTGTGTCTGTAGGGGAGTAAGTGTGTAcactgcagggaggagggaggagggcgagggaaagggaggagggggccGCACAGCAGCTTGTGCAGGAGCATATGTGAGGGCAGGAGCCGGCCCAGGCTGTGGGGAACAGAAAACAAAGGGCCTGCTGAGATTTCCGGCAGCCCGGGCTGCCGAGGAccaagagagggagggagcactGATGGCAAGAGCCCCCGAGGTGCTCTCCCTGCTTGGGCCCCTAGATCTCCTAGCAGAGCCAACAGCCTCCTGACAGTGCTGACCCAGCCTTCCCCTGCGCTCTGGGGACATGACCTCCCCAGGAGTGGAGGCTCCCTCATGTTGCGTCCCCGCACGCGGGCCTGAGCAGTAACCCGCGTGGGCAGGAGACACGAGACACCACAGGGCACCCTGAAACTTGATGGATGCCCAACAGCCAAGTGGTGACCTAGGGTCCTGAGAGGGCAGGGGGTGTCCCGTATCAGCGAGCGTGCGACCCCTCCTAAACGATGTGCTGAGCACCCGCCTTACTCTAGATCCCGGCAGAGGGGAGAGACGCCTGAAGAAGTCCTGCTTCAGGGGAGGATTGTACCGTCACAGTCCTCCCTCTATTGTGTGATCACAGGCGGCCCGGACTTAAATCCCAGTTAAGCCTCCAAGTAATTGTGTGACCCTGGGTCAGTCGCAGCCTTTCTTTGAATCTCAtttcatcatctgtgaaatgggaggaCAATAGCCGCCGTTCTCGGCACGTCCGAAGCAGCAAAAGAGGTTACACGGGTGAAAACTCTGGAGGCTTAGAGTGCCGCGCGGGAGAGGGTTTTGTCCTCTTCCCCGAAGGATTCAAAGTTCAAGCACGGGGCCGCTCTAGCGCTCAGGTGAGGGGGAAGGGCCGGCCGCGGGTCAGGAAGGGCCTCTTTCCCATCTGCGCCCCGCGGGAAGGCGCCGGGCTCTTCCGACCTGGGCCGCGGCAGGTAGGACCTGGGACCCTAAGGACGAGTGCATGGGTACTCCCTCGGGGCTGACGTCACCCCTCCCCTTGACGTCACGGTGGGCGCCCCTGAGGTCATGGGGTCGCGGCGCAGACAAAGGCACGCCGTGCCTCGGGCCTGAGCCCCCCCATGCGGTgtccccctccccgccgcccgccgTCCCCTGCCACCCCAGACCCGCACCTGAGAAACTCCTGCAGGCAGGTGTCGCAGAAGCGGTGGCCGCAGGTGGAAACCTGCACTGGCTCGCGCATGGGCTTCCCGCACAGCGGGCACAGCAGCCGTCGCTTGGGCTTCTCCAGGAACTTGTAGTCGAAGCCGGGCATGGCGGGCGGGCAGGCGAGCGGCGGGCACGGGCGAGCGGGGCCGGGCACGCGGCGGCCCCACAGCCCGCGCCTAGCTCCGGCCGCGCTCCCGGCTCCGGGCGGCGCCGACTGGCGGCCGCGGCCAGGGCCCGGCTCGCGAGCCCTCCCGCCGGAAGAGGGGGCGGAGCCGCGGCCGCGCGGTCCTAGTGCCGGCCGCCGGGCTCCCCGCCCACCCCGCGGGCTCTCGGCTTTGGGGTCCCGATGCGGCCAGAGGGTCCCGGGGCCGCGAAAGTGAGTCTGGCTAGCCCATTCCGGGAAGCAGGGGCTCCTTTCCCCCCTTGGGGAGAGAAATCGTGGCTCCACTTCTCCCCAGAGCTGGGGGGCCCGGCGCTGGGGTGGGGCGGAGGGCCCCCGGGGAGGGCGCGTCGGAAAAGGGGACTGACGCGCCGCGCCACAAAGGTTTGCTTCTCCAGAATCAGCAGCTCGGTCTCGGGAGCCACGTGCCGCCCGGGGACCCGGGGCCCCAGCTTCCAGGTGCTAGGCAGCTGAAGCCTGGCAACAAGATCCGGGGAGTCCGGCTGAGGCGAGGAGGCTGGACTGGGCACTGGGCCAAAGGAACCTCGGCCCCGGCCTCGGGCTACACCTACATTCCTCCCTCGGTCGCAGCCCTGTAACCGAGGTCAAGCCCAGCCCAGTCCTAGCGTGTCTggccgccacccccacccctgaaGAGACCACACTCCAGGCAGGCAGCTGATATTTTTATTGGCGTTACTTCCAGTCCTCTGGGAAAGTGGTCAGGTCCCACCAGCTACACTTTCCCCCAACCTGGTTCTGGGGAAAGGCACGGGGTGAGGGGCTACCCACAGCCAGATTCCTCTCAGCTGTAGACACTTAGTGGCCCCTGCTCTCTGGCTGGAGTAGTGAGGCTAAAAGACACAGTCAAATCCCTGCCTCTGGGTAAATGGGCGGGCCGAGTCGCAGCGCTCCCTGGGACCTCCCTGCCCTAGGCTGCGCAGAAGCTAGGCAGGCCCAATGGCCAGTCCAGGCCGGCCCTGGCTTGCCCTGCTCCAAAGCTTGGAGCCGGTTCTAGTGGGCACCAGGGATTTATTTTCTAACTGGGCTGGGGCAAAGGGCAGGCTCTGGGTGGAGCCACAGCTGCCTTCAGCCTTTTTGTGCCAAGGCTCTGGAGACCACCCTGTTTGCAAAGCCTAGGTCTGgcttccagctctagccaggctGGACCCTGGGGACACTGACTTAAGGGAAGAGGGAGTAGGAAGGG
Encoded proteins:
- the TRAF4 gene encoding TNF receptor-associated factor 4 — its product is MPGFDYKFLEKPKRRLLCPLCGKPMREPVQVSTCGHRFCDTCLQEFLSEGVFKCPEDQLPLDYAKIYPDPELEVQVLGLPIRCIHSEEGCRWSGQLRHLQGHLNTCSFNVVPCPNRCPAKLSRRDLPAHLQHDCPKRRLKCEFCGCDFSGEAYESHEGMCPQESVYCENKCGARMMRRLLAQHATSECPKRTQPCTYCTKEFVFDTIQSHQYQCPRLPVPCPNQCGVGTVAREDLPGHLKDSCSTALVLCPFKDSGCKHRCPKLAMARHVEESVKPHLAMMCALVSRQRQELQELRRELEELSVGSDGVLIWKIGSYGRRLQEAKAKPNLECFSPAFYTHKYGYKLQVSAFLNGNGSGEGTHLSLYIRVLPGAFDNLLEWPFARRVTFSLLDQSDPGLAKPQHVTETFHPDPNWKNFQKPGTWRGSLDESSLGFGYPKFISHQDIRKRNYVRDDAVFIRASVELPRKILS